In Flavobacterium endoglycinae, one DNA window encodes the following:
- a CDS encoding DUF808 domain-containing protein translates to MGSGFFALLDDIAAIMDDVAVMSKVAAKKTAGILGDDLAVNAEKASGFASSRELPVLWAISKGSLLNKIIILPIAFLLSAFFPIAIMVILVLGGLFLAYEGAEKIYEFFFPHAHEESEGITEEVLTEEEILLVEKEKVKSAIVTDFILSVEIVIIALGTVIGKPLVSQIITVSIIAIIATIGVYGIVALIVRMDEVGFKMIQRSKKEKSLLKSIGNVLVQALPKVIKALTVIGTIALILVAGGLFVHNIEFFHHLLPNFPSIIKEFAIGLIIGFIVLALVNLFKKIFKKKESAL, encoded by the coding sequence ATGGGTTCAGGTTTTTTCGCTCTATTAGACGATATCGCAGCAATTATGGATGATGTTGCAGTAATGAGTAAAGTTGCTGCAAAAAAGACAGCCGGAATTTTGGGCGATGACTTAGCAGTAAATGCCGAAAAAGCTTCAGGTTTTGCTTCTTCAAGAGAATTGCCGGTTTTATGGGCAATTAGTAAAGGTTCTTTATTAAATAAAATCATTATCCTGCCCATTGCATTTTTGTTAAGTGCATTTTTTCCTATTGCTATTATGGTAATTTTGGTTTTAGGAGGATTGTTTTTAGCCTACGAAGGAGCTGAAAAAATCTACGAGTTCTTTTTTCCTCATGCACACGAAGAATCTGAAGGGATTACAGAAGAAGTTCTTACAGAAGAAGAAATTTTGCTTGTAGAGAAAGAAAAAGTAAAATCTGCAATCGTAACCGATTTTATTCTTTCTGTAGAGATTGTGATCATCGCTTTAGGAACCGTTATCGGAAAGCCATTAGTTTCTCAAATAATTACTGTTTCAATCATTGCCATCATTGCGACAATTGGAGTTTACGGAATTGTAGCGCTTATTGTGCGTATGGATGAAGTTGGTTTTAAGATGATCCAACGCAGTAAAAAAGAGAAAAGCCTTTTGAAAAGTATTGGAAATGTATTAGTTCAAGCACTTCCAAAAGTGATTAAAGCTTTAACTGTTATTGGAACTATTGCTTTAATTTTAGTTGCCGGCGGATTATTCGTTCACAACATAGAATTTTTCCATCATCTTTTACCAAATTTTCCTTCGATTATCAAAGAGTTTGCAATAGGACTTATCATTGGATTTATTGTCTTAGCGTTGGTTAATCTCTTTAAAAAGATTTTCAAAAAGAAAGAATCGGCACTATAA
- the clpB gene encoding ATP-dependent chaperone ClpB yields the protein MNINKFTIKSQEAIQLSQQLAQRNGQQQIENEHIFKAIFEVDENVAPFILKKLNVNVPLFLQLLDATIQNFPKVSGGEIMLSRDANKALNEAEIIAQKMNDEYVSIEHLILAIFESKSKVSQILKDQGVTGKGLKAAIEELRKGERVTSASAEETYNSLNKYAKNLNELARTGKLDPVIGRDEEIRRVLQILTRRTKNNPMLIGEPGVGKTAIAEGLAHRIVDGDVPENLKEKIVFSLDMGALIAGAKYKGEFEERLKSVVKEVTAAEGDIVLFIDEIHTLVGAGGGEGAMDAANILKPALARGELRAIGATTLDEYQKYFEKDKALERRFQKVLIDEPDTESAISILRGIKEKYETHHKVQIKDEAIIAAVELSQRYITNRFLPDKAIDLMDEAASKLRMEINSKPEELDVLDRKIMQLEIEIEAIKREKEESKLKILGMELANLKEERNEIFAKWKSEKDIVDGIQAVKHEIEDFKYEAERAERDGDYGKVAEIRYGKIKEAQERQETLQKQLQEFQSGNSLIKEEVTREDIAEVVAKWTGIPVTKMLQTEREKLLHLEDELHKRVVGQEEAIEAVSDAVRRSRAGLQDMKKPVGTFLFLGTTGVGKTELAKALAEYLFDDENAMTRIDMSEYQERHSVSRLVGAPPGYVGYDEGGQLTEAVRRKPYSVILLDEIEKAHPDTFNILLQVLDEGRLTDNKGRLADFKNTIIIMTSNMGSQIIQEKFENLKGGVEAATEAAKNEVLGLLKQTVRPEFINRIDEIVMFTPLTVDNISRIVGLQLKGVTKMLAQQGITMDATPEAIAYLSDKGFDPQFGARPVKRVVQREVLNQLSKEILAGNITTDSIILLDAFDGKLVFRNQTQIVGE from the coding sequence ATGAATATAAATAAATTTACTATTAAATCGCAGGAAGCCATTCAGTTGTCGCAACAATTAGCACAGCGAAATGGACAACAGCAAATTGAAAATGAACACATTTTCAAAGCTATTTTTGAAGTTGATGAAAACGTCGCGCCATTTATTTTGAAAAAATTAAACGTAAATGTGCCGTTGTTTTTACAGCTTTTAGATGCCACAATTCAGAATTTTCCAAAAGTTTCTGGTGGTGAAATTATGCTTTCAAGAGACGCTAATAAAGCTTTAAATGAAGCTGAAATTATTGCACAAAAAATGAACGATGAATACGTTTCGATCGAACATTTAATTTTAGCCATTTTTGAATCAAAAAGTAAAGTTTCTCAAATCTTAAAAGATCAAGGAGTTACAGGAAAAGGTCTTAAAGCGGCAATTGAAGAATTACGTAAAGGAGAAAGAGTAACTTCAGCTTCTGCAGAAGAAACATACAATTCGTTAAATAAATATGCTAAAAACTTAAACGAATTAGCGCGTACAGGAAAATTAGATCCAGTTATCGGCCGTGATGAAGAAATCCGTCGTGTGCTGCAAATCTTAACTCGTAGAACGAAAAATAATCCAATGCTTATTGGTGAACCTGGAGTAGGTAAAACGGCGATCGCAGAAGGTTTAGCACATAGAATTGTAGATGGTGACGTTCCAGAAAATTTAAAAGAAAAGATTGTTTTCTCATTAGATATGGGAGCTTTGATTGCTGGGGCAAAATACAAAGGAGAATTTGAGGAGCGTTTAAAATCGGTTGTCAAAGAAGTTACAGCTGCAGAAGGTGATATCGTTTTGTTCATTGATGAGATTCATACGCTTGTTGGAGCGGGTGGAGGCGAAGGCGCAATGGACGCGGCGAACATTTTAAAACCAGCTTTGGCTCGTGGAGAATTAAGAGCGATTGGAGCAACAACTTTAGATGAATATCAAAAATATTTTGAGAAAGATAAAGCGCTTGAAAGACGTTTCCAAAAAGTTTTAATCGACGAGCCAGATACTGAAAGTGCTATTTCGATTCTTCGTGGAATCAAGGAAAAATACGAAACACATCATAAAGTTCAAATTAAAGACGAAGCCATTATTGCTGCAGTTGAACTTTCGCAAAGATATATTACGAATCGTTTCTTACCAGATAAAGCGATTGACTTAATGGACGAAGCGGCTTCTAAACTTCGTATGGAAATCAATTCAAAACCAGAAGAATTAGATGTTTTGGATCGTAAAATTATGCAGTTGGAAATCGAAATCGAAGCCATTAAACGTGAGAAAGAAGAAAGCAAGCTTAAGATTTTAGGTATGGAATTGGCCAACCTGAAAGAAGAACGCAACGAAATCTTTGCCAAATGGAAATCTGAAAAAGATATTGTTGACGGAATTCAAGCAGTAAAACATGAAATTGAAGACTTTAAGTATGAAGCAGAACGTGCAGAACGTGATGGTGATTATGGAAAAGTAGCCGAAATTCGTTACGGAAAAATAAAAGAAGCGCAGGAACGTCAGGAAACATTGCAAAAACAATTGCAGGAATTCCAATCTGGAAACTCTTTAATAAAAGAAGAAGTAACTAGAGAAGACATTGCAGAAGTGGTTGCAAAATGGACTGGAATTCCAGTAACCAAAATGCTTCAGACAGAAAGAGAAAAACTATTGCATCTGGAAGACGAATTGCACAAACGTGTAGTGGGTCAGGAAGAAGCGATAGAAGCAGTGAGTGACGCCGTTCGCAGAAGCCGTGCCGGTTTGCAAGATATGAAAAAACCTGTTGGAACATTCTTATTCTTAGGAACAACCGGAGTGGGTAAAACCGAATTGGCAAAAGCATTGGCAGAATATCTTTTTGATGATGAAAATGCCATGACTCGTATCGATATGAGTGAGTACCAAGAACGCCATAGTGTGAGCCGTTTAGTGGGTGCGCCTCCTGGATATGTAGGTTATGATGAAGGCGGACAATTAACGGAAGCGGTTCGTAGAAAACCATATTCTGTGATTTTGTTAGACGAGATAGAAAAAGCGCATCCAGATACATTTAATATTTTATTGCAAGTGTTAGATGAAGGACGTTTAACAGATAATAAAGGACGTTTGGCGGATTTCAAAAACACGATTATCATTATGACTTCTAATATGGGAAGCCAGATAATTCAGGAGAAATTCGAAAACCTAAAAGGTGGTGTGGAAGCGGCAACAGAAGCAGCGAAAAACGAAGTTTTAGGATTGTTGAAACAAACAGTTCGTCCGGAATTCATAAACCGTATCGACGAGATTGTAATGTTTACACCGCTTACAGTAGATAATATTTCAAGAATTGTAGGCTTACAGTTAAAAGGTGTTACCAAAATGCTGGCACAGCAAGGCATAACAATGGATGCAACTCCAGAAGCAATTGCCTATTTGTCTGATAAAGGATTTGATCCTCAGTTTGGTGCAAGACCTGTAAAACGTGTAGTGCAGAGAGAAGTTCTAAATCAGTTGTCAAAAGAAATTTTGGCGGGAAACATCACAACAGACAGCATTATTTTGTTAGATGCTTTTGATGGAAAATTGGTTTTTAGAAATCAAACACAAATAGTAGGGGAATAA
- the ytxJ gene encoding bacillithiol system redox-active protein YtxJ, producing MSFLNSIFGSSENSEASKNKVNWTELTDILQLMEIEAISNEKPVVIFKHSTRCSISRMALKQFEREYDLEGVVDAYFLDLIQHRDISNEIANRFNVHHESPQLILIKNGKAVYNVSHSDIDAEALKEKVA from the coding sequence ATGAGTTTTTTAAATTCAATCTTCGGAAGTTCAGAGAACTCAGAAGCATCAAAAAATAAGGTAAACTGGACAGAATTAACAGATATTCTTCAGTTAATGGAAATTGAAGCTATTTCCAACGAAAAGCCAGTTGTAATCTTTAAGCACAGTACAAGATGCAGTATCAGTCGTATGGCTTTAAAACAATTTGAAAGAGAATATGACCTTGAAGGTGTTGTAGATGCTTATTTTTTAGATTTGATTCAGCATCGCGATATTTCTAACGAAATTGCCAATCGTTTTAATGTACATCATGAATCACCTCAATTGATCTTGATTAAAAATGGAAAAGCCGTTTATAATGTTTCGCACAGTGATATTGATGCTGAAGCATTAAAAGAAAAAGTAGCGTAA